The DNA window TGCCGAAGCCGCTCAGGACGACGCCCCGGATGTCGGAGAAGTCCCGGACCTGGCGCATCAGGTCCAGGCCGCTGCCGTCGGGCAAACCGATGTCGCTGATCAGAAGGTCAAATTGCTGGGCCCGCAACTCGCGGACGGCACCGGCGACGGTGTCGGCCAGGCGAACGTCGTGGCCGACCATTCCCAGGAAGCGGCCCAGCGCGGCGGCGGTATCGGGGTGATCTTCGACCAGCAGAATCGCCAGGCCGCGACGCCGGGACGGCTTGGACGCCGGCTTCATCGCCGGATCGGCCGGGGCGGCGACGACGCTTCGCGGGATCGAGGCGGGGAAGACGACGACGAACGTCGCCCCCTGATCGCGGCCGGCGCTCTGGGCGGTAATGGTTCCGCCGTGGAGGGCGACCAGCGCCCGGCTGATCGCCAGCCCGAGCCCCAGGCCGCCGAACTTGCGGGTGACCGCCTTTTCCCCCTGCTCGAAGGCGTCGAACACCTTGGGGAGCAGGTCGGGGGCGATGCCAATCCCGGAGTCGCGGACGGTCAACTGTACCTGGTGGTTGCCGTTGTCCCCGGGTTGGTCGGTCGTCGAGATCGCGACGAGCCCGCCGGCGGGCGTGAACTTCACCGCGTTCTTGACGAGGTTCCAGAGGATCTGCCGAAGGCGGGCGGCGTCGGCGATCATCTCGGTGCATTTGGCCGAGAGGTCCAGTTCGAGCTTCAAGCCTTTGCCGTGGATGTCTCCCTCGCAAATCCGCAGAACGTCCGTGATCGCTTCGTGAAGGTTCGTCCTGGTCCGCGACAGCGCGAGCTTCCCCCGGCTGATCCGGGTGAGGTCGAGCAGATCGTCGATCAGCCGGGCTTCCAATTCGACGTTGCGGCGGATCATGACCATCGCTTCGCGAAGGGAATCGGGCAGCGAGGTATCGCGTGACAGGTTCTGGGCGGTCGTGAGCACGGGGGTGAGCGGCGTGCGCAACTCGTGTGACAGGACCGCGAGAAACTCGTCCTTGGCTTGATTGGCGGCGTTCGCCTCGGCGGCAAACGCGCGGGCTTTCTCGGCGGCGGCCTCGGCGGCCTCCTTCGAGCGGCGGAGCTCCTCCTCCGCGAGCTTGCGGCTCGTCAGGTCGAGTGTGACGCCGACCAGCGTGGGCCCTTTCCCGGACCGGCCGGTGATCAGCTTCGCCCGGCCGATCAGCCAGCGCATCGGCTGA is part of the Humisphaera borealis genome and encodes:
- a CDS encoding hybrid sensor histidine kinase/response regulator, yielding MADQPVHKILVLDDDEGLLALCRRVLERAGHSVITANSRAEAERQLTAHQSPRSDVGLVVVDYQLSGPVTGLDFFRELAARGNAPAAILVTGFSDEGRVLEALRAGVRDVVRKTDDFLETLPVTVERVLRQVIAERKALEADALRDSEQRLRLALETGGMGAWEYEPFRGDLKCSDICLSHFGLPAGKTPPPSVMLEYVHPDDIERITKAFTNVVRLGGECESEFRVVPRGQPMRWLIGRAKLITGRSGKGPTLVGVTLDLTSRKLAEEELRRSKEAAEAAAEKARAFAAEANAANQAKDEFLAVLSHELRTPLTPVLTTAQNLSRDTSLPDSLREAMVMIRRNVELEARLIDDLLDLTRISRGKLALSRTRTNLHEAITDVLRICEGDIHGKGLKLELDLSAKCTEMIADAARLRQILWNLVKNAVKFTPAGGLVAISTTDQPGDNGNHQVQLTVRDSGIGIAPDLLPKVFDAFEQGEKAVTRKFGGLGLGLAISRALVALHGGTITAQSAGRDQGATFVVVFPASIPRSVVAAPADPAMKPASKPSRRRGLAILLVEDHPDTAAALGRFLGMVGHDVRLADTVAGAVRELRAQQFDLLISDIGLPDGSGLDLMRQVRDFSDIRGVVLSGFGTDDDVRRSREAGFELHLTKPVSLDVLERAIAETPAVH